Proteins encoded within one genomic window of Thalassospira sp. TSL5-1:
- a CDS encoding ABC transporter ATP-binding protein, which translates to MAVINLRNITKQFGDYRAVNNVSLDIADGEFVALLGPSGCGKTTLLRLLAGFEQPDEGTISLAGQVVADGASRQMVAPEDRNLGIVFQSYALWPHMSVARNVGYPLEVRKMSRAERDRRIREALSIVSLENYADRSPSELSGGQRQRVALARCLVMEPRAVLLDEPLANLDVHLRETMQEAFLDFHRRTGATMIYVTHDQAEAMAMADRIAVMDGGHIRQMAAPETLYREPSDQMVAGFVGAGAVLPVGDITLQDNGRCAVRLGDADIPARICVNIASQARENDTLGLCLRPEDIRVDGQGTLAGKVEDCVYLGGRFRLAVRLANGHALPVYNDYRARIGDNISLSVRDGWVFSRQEAA; encoded by the coding sequence GTGGCAGTCATAAATTTGCGCAACATTACCAAGCAGTTTGGTGATTATCGGGCGGTTAATAATGTCTCGCTTGATATAGCCGATGGCGAATTTGTTGCTCTGCTGGGGCCGTCAGGCTGTGGCAAAACAACCCTGTTGCGCCTGTTGGCCGGGTTTGAACAGCCCGATGAGGGCACCATTTCGCTCGCCGGGCAGGTGGTGGCCGATGGGGCATCGCGCCAGATGGTCGCACCGGAAGACCGCAATCTGGGCATTGTGTTTCAGTCTTATGCCCTGTGGCCGCATATGTCGGTCGCGCGCAATGTGGGCTATCCGTTGGAGGTGCGTAAAATGTCGCGCGCGGAACGGGACCGGCGCATTCGCGAGGCGTTGTCGATTGTATCGTTGGAAAATTATGCCGACCGCTCGCCTTCGGAGCTAAGCGGCGGGCAACGCCAGCGTGTTGCTCTTGCACGCTGTCTGGTGATGGAACCGCGTGCGGTGTTGCTTGATGAACCCTTGGCAAACCTGGATGTGCATTTGCGTGAGACCATGCAGGAGGCCTTCCTGGATTTTCACCGTCGTACCGGCGCAACCATGATTTATGTCACCCATGACCAGGCCGAAGCGATGGCGATGGCGGACCGGATTGCGGTGATGGATGGTGGACACATTCGCCAGATGGCCGCGCCCGAAACCCTGTATCGCGAGCCCAGTGACCAGATGGTGGCTGGTTTTGTCGGTGCCGGGGCGGTGCTGCCGGTGGGCGATATTACCCTGCAGGACAATGGCCGCTGTGCGGTGCGGTTGGGGGATGCGGATATTCCGGCGCGTATTTGCGTCAATATTGCCAGCCAAGCCCGCGAGAACGATACGCTGGGCCTGTGTTTGCGCCCCGAAGACATCCGGGTGGATGGTCAGGGCACACTGGCCGGTAAAGTCGAGGATTGTGTGTATTTGGGCGGGCGGTTCCGACTGGCGGTTCGCCTTGCAAACGGCCATGCCCTGCCGGTTTACAATGATTATCGTGCGCGTATTGGCGACAATATTTCCCTGTCCGTACGCGATGGATGGGTCTTTTCGCGCCAGGAGGCAGCATAA
- a CDS encoding iron ABC transporter permease has protein sequence MQAVGRRLAASGRHLGGNRFSDRLLPLLFVPVLFISVLPMLRLAAEGLFVQGMPSLDYLRDVAESSQTWQATAHSLYTAALGTVISVLIGGAFAFLVALTDIRAKAALVFCFMIPMMIPPQITALAWVQLTGPSSALLNAIGMAPALGSPQPLYSAEGIALLLGIQHASIVFLTLRANLRLLPREQVEAARLAGARGGRLWWQVILPLTSPGLIAGTAMAFVTALGNFGIQAMLGIPGNYITLPTLIYRKLSSFGPAALGEVSVLAILIGVIAVIGVLLHHHLLSKRDYRLMGVVGRPLDIRLGARRVVIEVLLWAVLGAILVVPLMALVATSLVPAFGVRLGLDNFSFDAFYQVLFVQPATIRAFHNSLLLSVGAAIVLVGICLPLAYVIVRRPTRLTKMVNLLVEIPYALPGVVLAIACILLFIRIPVLDISLYGTLAIIFVAYLARFLIIALRPVMNSFMQLDPALEEAAQACGAGLGRRLRDILLPLAAPAAAAGALLVFLTAFNELTVSALLWSAGNETLGVLIFNLDDSGDSVLASAVAVLVVGVVVALMTGFQLASRHLPKGVIPWQS, from the coding sequence ATGCAGGCTGTCGGACGCAGGCTGGCTGCATCTGGCAGACATTTGGGAGGCAACCGGTTTTCGGACCGGTTGCTGCCTTTATTGTTCGTGCCGGTTCTTTTTATTTCGGTTCTGCCTATGCTGCGCCTGGCCGCAGAAGGCCTGTTTGTGCAGGGCATGCCCAGCCTGGACTATTTGCGCGATGTCGCAGAAAGCAGCCAGACATGGCAGGCAACGGCACACAGCCTTTATACTGCGGCTTTGGGGACCGTTATTTCGGTGCTGATTGGTGGGGCATTTGCCTTTCTGGTAGCGCTGACGGATATCAGGGCGAAGGCGGCACTGGTTTTTTGCTTTATGATCCCGATGATGATCCCGCCGCAAATTACGGCCTTGGCGTGGGTGCAGCTTACCGGGCCCAGCAGTGCGCTTTTGAATGCCATTGGCATGGCCCCGGCGTTGGGCTCCCCCCAGCCGCTCTATTCGGCAGAGGGAATTGCCCTGCTTTTGGGCATTCAGCATGCCTCGATCGTGTTTTTGACCCTGCGGGCCAATTTGCGCCTGTTGCCGCGTGAACAGGTAGAGGCCGCACGGCTTGCCGGTGCGCGCGGCGGGCGTTTGTGGTGGCAGGTGATTTTACCCTTAACCAGCCCGGGCCTGATTGCAGGCACGGCAATGGCTTTTGTGACGGCATTGGGGAATTTTGGTATTCAGGCGATGCTGGGTATTCCTGGCAATTACATTACCCTGCCAACCCTGATTTATCGCAAATTATCCAGCTTTGGCCCCGCCGCCTTGGGCGAGGTTTCTGTGTTGGCGATACTGATTGGCGTTATTGCCGTTATTGGTGTGTTGTTGCACCATCATTTGTTGAGCAAGCGCGATTATCGCCTGATGGGCGTTGTGGGCCGGCCGCTTGATATTCGGCTTGGGGCGCGCCGTGTTGTGATCGAGGTGCTGTTATGGGCCGTGCTGGGTGCCATTTTGGTGGTGCCTTTAATGGCCCTGGTGGCAACCTCGCTGGTCCCGGCCTTTGGTGTTCGGTTGGGCCTTGATAATTTCAGTTTTGATGCCTTTTACCAGGTTCTGTTTGTGCAGCCTGCCACCATCCGGGCGTTTCATAACAGCCTGTTATTGTCGGTCGGCGCGGCGATTGTGCTGGTCGGCATATGCTTGCCGCTGGCCTATGTGATTGTGCGTCGGCCCACACGATTGACCAAAATGGTCAATTTGCTGGTCGAAATTCCCTATGCCTTGCCCGGCGTGGTGCTGGCGATTGCCTGTATCTTGCTGTTCATTCGCATTCCGGTGCTCGACATTAGTTTGTATGGCACGCTGGCGATTATCTTTGTTGCCTATCTGGCGCGGTTTTTGATCATTGCGCTGCGCCCTGTGATGAACAGTTTCATGCAGCTTGACCCGGCATTGGAAGAGGCCGCCCAGGCTTGTGGGGCGGGGCTGGGCCGCCGGTTGCGCGATATTTTGCTGCCTTTGGCGGCACCTGCCGCGGCGGCCGGGGCGTTGCTGGTGTTTTTAACCGCGTTTAACGAACTGACCGTTTCGGCCCTTTTGTGGTCGGCGGGCAATGAAACGCTGGGTGTTCTGATTTTCAACCTTGATGACAGTGGCGATAGCGTCCTGGCATCGGCGGTGGCCGTGCTGGTGGTGGGGGTTGTTGTGGCCCTGATGACCGGTTTTCAACTGGCCTCGCGTCATCTGCCCAAGGGAGTGATACCGTGGCAGTCATAA
- a CDS encoding ABC transporter substrate-binding protein codes for MRKVLLAAVASATMMMPVLGQAAEKLVLYTSQPNQDAQTTVDAFKAAYPDVEVDWVRDGTTKLMAKLGAEIAAGDPRPDVLLIADTVTLEGMKQQGQLQAYKSSEAKAYDPALYDADGYYYSTKLITTGIVYNTGVSKKPTAWKDLADPALKNQIAMPSPLYSGAALITLSTMVESPDLGWDYYQALADNKARAQGGNGGTFKAVASGEKPYGMVVDFLALRGKAEGSPVDFVFPSEGVTYVTEPVAIMKTAKNVDAAHKFVDFVLSEKGQKLVQEMGYIPARNDMDPPAGFPARKDIKLMTFDPAVALKNADANKKKFAEMFGAE; via the coding sequence ATGCGTAAAGTGCTTCTTGCTGCCGTGGCATCCGCCACAATGATGATGCCGGTTTTGGGGCAGGCTGCCGAAAAGCTGGTTTTATATACCAGCCAGCCCAACCAGGATGCGCAAACCACCGTTGATGCCTTTAAGGCCGCTTACCCGGATGTGGAAGTGGACTGGGTGCGTGATGGCACCACCAAACTGATGGCAAAACTGGGGGCCGAAATTGCTGCGGGCGACCCGCGGCCGGATGTGTTGCTGATCGCTGATACCGTGACCCTGGAAGGCATGAAACAGCAGGGGCAGCTTCAGGCTTATAAATCGTCCGAAGCCAAGGCCTATGACCCGGCCCTGTATGATGCCGATGGCTACTATTATTCCACCAAGCTGATCACGACCGGCATTGTTTATAACACTGGCGTTTCCAAAAAACCGACCGCGTGGAAGGATCTTGCCGATCCGGCCCTGAAAAACCAGATCGCGATGCCAAGCCCGCTTTATTCTGGGGCGGCGCTGATTACCCTTTCGACGATGGTGGAAAGCCCGGATCTGGGCTGGGATTATTATCAGGCCCTGGCCGATAACAAGGCCCGTGCCCAGGGCGGGAATGGCGGCACGTTCAAGGCTGTTGCCTCGGGCGAGAAACCCTATGGCATGGTCGTTGACTTCCTGGCATTGCGCGGCAAGGCCGAAGGATCTCCGGTGGATTTTGTCTTCCCCAGCGAAGGTGTCACCTATGTGACCGAACCGGTCGCCATTATGAAAACGGCCAAGAATGTTGATGCCGCACACAAATTTGTCGATTTCGTGCTGTCGGAAAAGGGCCAGAAGCTGGTTCAGGAAATGGGGTATATCCCGGCGCGTAACGATATGGACCCGCCCGCAGGCTTCCCGGCCCGCAAGGACATCAAACTGATGACGTTTGATCCGGCTGTTGCCCTTAAAAATGCCGATGCGAACAAGAAGAAGTTCGCCGAGATGTTTGGGGCTGAATAA
- a CDS encoding DeoR/GlpR family DNA-binding transcription regulator — MPRPVPIENRRDRIVALVKSCGFMAVEELARRFDVSVQTIRTDLRDLQEQGRIFRRHGKAGPAPVPDNTSYENREVWNRSGKLALATKLTNLIPEGCTLAIGTGTTAELAAQSLSQHRNLTVLTNNIHVVMTLQNAPGVTLRLSGGTVRTRDLDVIGADSADFFGCYHADFGIVSVGGMTPEGDLMDFNMDEVRARRALTQCCDHAVLLVDERKIGRNALCRDGHASDFQTVILNSSPSDALQQRLVQTRTRVIVAP; from the coding sequence ATGCCCCGTCCCGTGCCCATTGAAAATCGCCGCGACCGCATTGTCGCCCTGGTCAAAAGCTGTGGCTTCATGGCTGTCGAGGAACTGGCACGACGCTTTGACGTTTCAGTTCAAACCATCCGCACCGACCTGCGCGACCTGCAGGAACAGGGGCGGATTTTTCGCCGTCATGGCAAAGCCGGCCCCGCCCCGGTACCGGACAATACAAGTTATGAAAATCGCGAGGTTTGGAATCGCAGCGGTAAACTGGCCCTGGCAACAAAGCTGACAAACCTGATCCCCGAAGGATGCACCCTTGCCATTGGCACGGGCACAACAGCCGAGCTTGCCGCACAAAGCCTGTCCCAACATCGTAACCTAACGGTGCTGACCAATAACATTCATGTTGTGATGACACTGCAAAACGCGCCGGGCGTTACCCTGCGGTTATCGGGCGGTACGGTTCGCACCCGCGACCTGGATGTGATCGGCGCGGACAGTGCCGATTTTTTTGGCTGTTATCATGCCGATTTTGGCATTGTCAGTGTGGGGGGCATGACGCCAGAAGGCGATTTAATGGACTTCAACATGGATGAAGTCCGTGCCCGCCGGGCGCTCACGCAATGTTGCGATCATGCTGTTTTACTGGTCGACGAACGCAAAATCGGCCGCAACGCCCTCTGCCGGGACGGGCATGCCAGCGATTTTCAAACCGTCATCCTCAACTCATCCCCATCGGATGCCCTGCAGCAAAGACTGGTTCAAACCCGCACCCGCGTGATTGTTGCACCGTAA
- a CDS encoding class II glutamine amidotransferase has product MCRWLSYIGEPVYLDSLVFEPKHSLVAQSLHAEEAKTPTNGDGFGIGWYGHRSTPGLYREILPAWNDANLQSMAHNIESGLFFAHVRASTGTGTSRSNCHPFAFDKYLFMHNGQIGDYKLVRRELEALIDDKYYSLRQGTTDSELIFYLMLSFGLENDARRALRKAIATVESAMRRHDIAAPFRFTACLSDGDSVCAVRYASDDKPPSLYYRKRGNQVIVVSEPLDTESASWIAVDPNQCLNVARDLTVSKEMILDVI; this is encoded by the coding sequence ATGTGCCGGTGGTTGAGCTATATCGGGGAACCTGTTTACCTTGATAGTCTGGTGTTTGAGCCGAAACATTCGCTGGTGGCGCAAAGCCTGCATGCCGAAGAGGCCAAAACGCCGACCAATGGTGACGGTTTTGGTATTGGCTGGTATGGCCATCGCAGCACACCGGGCCTGTATCGCGAAATTCTGCCTGCCTGGAACGATGCCAACCTGCAATCTATGGCCCATAATATTGAATCCGGCTTGTTTTTTGCCCATGTCCGTGCCTCGACCGGAACGGGCACCAGCCGATCAAATTGCCATCCCTTTGCATTTGATAAATATCTGTTCATGCACAACGGCCAGATTGGCGATTATAAACTGGTGCGCCGCGAGCTGGAGGCCCTGATTGATGACAAATATTACTCTTTACGGCAGGGCACGACCGACAGTGAACTGATATTTTATCTGATGCTGAGTTTCGGGCTGGAAAATGATGCCCGCCGCGCCCTTCGCAAGGCGATTGCAACCGTGGAATCGGCCATGCGCCGCCACGATATTGCCGCACCATTTCGCTTTACCGCCTGCCTGAGTGACGGCGATAGTGTGTGCGCGGTGCGTTACGCCAGTGATGACAAGCCCCCTTCGCTATATTATCGCAAACGCGGCAATCAGGTGATTGTAGTTTCCGAACCGCTGGATACCGAAAGTGCCAGCTGGATTGCCGTTGACCCTAACCAGTGCCTTAATGTTGCGCGTGATCTGACGGTCTCCAAGGAAATGATCCTTGATGTCATCTGA